A stretch of DNA from Micromonospora sp. WMMD1155:
CCGCAGCCAGGCCCGGGTGAAGCGGAACCCGTCCGCCGCGATGGGCTCCAGCATCGGACGGATGAAGTCGAGCACACCCTCGGCGTCGACCTCCTCGGCGGAGCCGATGAAGCCCTCCGAACGAAGCCCCTGCACCACCTCGTCGGCGTCGCCGCGCAGGGCTGTCGCGGCGATGCGGCCGATCGGCTCCGGCGTGCCCTCCGGCATCCGGGCCACCGCGCCGAAGTCGATGACACCGAGTCGCCCGTCGGGCAGCAGCCGGAAGTTGCCCGGGTGCGGATCGGCGTGCAGCAGCCCGGCCCGCTGCGGCGCGGAGAGGTGCAGGGTGGCCATCAACCGACCGGCCTCGTCGCGCTGCTCCTCGGTGCCCTCGCGGATGATGTCGGCCAACGGGGTGCCCGTCACCCACTCGGTGACCAGCACCCGGGGCGCCGCGTTGACGACCTTCGGGATGTAGATCTCCGGGTCGTCGGCGTACGCGGCCGCGAAGGCCCGCTGCGACTCGGCCTCCAGCTCGTAGTCCAACTCCTCGGTGATCCGCTCGCGCAACTCGACAAGGAGCGGCTTGACGTCCAGGCCGGGTTGGATGGCCCGGAACATGCCCCCCAGGCGGGAGAGCTGCTTGAGGTCGGCGAGCAGTGCCTCGCCGGCACCCGGATATTGGATCTTGACCGCGACGTCGCGGCCGTTCGGTGCGCCCGACTCGTCGAACCCCGGCTCCCGCCACCGGGCCCGGTGCACCTGGCCGATGCTGGCCGCCGCGGCCGGAGTGTCGTTGAACTCGACGAACAAGTCCCGCCAGTCGGGGCCGAGTTGTTCGGCCAGCACCTTGTGCACGCTGGCCGCCGGCAGCGGTGGCGCCGCCTCCTGGAGCTTCGTGAGCGCCTGGCGGTAGGGCGCGGCGATCTCCTCCGGCAGCGCCGCCTCGAAGACCGACAGCGCCTGACCGAACTTCATCGCCCCGCCCTTGAGCTGGCCCAACACGCTGAACAGCTGCTCGGCGGTGCGCTGCTGGATCTCCGCGGAGATCACGTCGGAGGCGAGCCCGGTGACGCGCTTTCCCATGCCGAGAACCGTCCGGCCGGCGAAGCCGAGCGGTAGGGCGGCGAGCTTGGCGGTGCGGGACACGGCGCGGCGCGGGATGTCGGTCACCCGGTCATTGTTACCGACCGGAGGGCTCCGCTGCTGGTCTGCGGCCGGGCTGGTGCGGACACCCGCCCCCGGGAGCACCCACACGCCGGGTGTGGAGGCCATCCTCGACGACGGAAACGACCGGCACCGGTGATCTCCATCGCCCCGCCCAGCGTCTCGGGCTGACCGCCGTCGAGCTGCGTCAGCGCCTCGGCCAGCGCGTACCCGATGGCGGTGAGCAGCGTGCTGGTCGCTCCGGCGGCGACCGGATCGGTGGCGGCGAGTTGCGCGGCGAGGCGCGGCCAGTCCGGGTCGCGGTCGGCCCGGTGCAGCTCGACGCAGTGCAGGCAGGGCCCGGCGGGTGGGCGGACCAGCGGCCCGACGACCGGTACGCCCTCGCGAAGGGTGACCAGCAGGTGTGGCTGCCGCCGCTGGGCGAGGCCGGCGGCGAGCAGCGCCGGTGGCCGATCCGTGCCGAGCTGGATGACCAGGTCCACCCGACCGCCCCGACCGCCCCGACCCGACCGGGTGCCGGTGCCCGGAGCGACGCGGTTGACGGCAGCGCGCACCGCCGGTGCCAGCGGGTGGCCCAGCTCGGCGGCGGGGATGCCGGTACCGACCAGGTCGACGGGGCGTACCGGGCCGGTGAGCTGGGGGATCACCTGCCCGACGCCGGCCTGGGCCAACGCCACGGTCAACGAACCACCGAACGCCCCGGTGCCGATGAGCGCCACCCGGGCGGCCCGCCGTCGGCGGAGGACCTGCGCGGGGGTGCCGGGCAGTCGGGCCGCGGCCAGGGCCAGAGCGCCGGCCTCGGCCGCCAGTCGGGCGCGGACCGGGCCGACGAGGTCACGGGGGAGCAGGCTGTGCGCAGGGACCAACAGCCCGGCCGTACGCAGGGCGTCGAGCAGCGTACGGGCCTCGTCGGCGGTGACCCGGACGCTGGCCGCGTGCGCCAGCACGGTGCGCTCGCTGCGGGTGCCGTCGATCAGGTCGAGTAGGTGGGCGGCCCGAGGGTTGGCCAACTCCAGCAGCACGGCGGGCCCCGGCCCGACGCCGAGCTGCAGGGTGTGCCGGTCCCGCCAGAGCCGGTTGAGACCGGGCAGCAGTGTGGGGCGGGGCAGTGCGGTACGTCTCATGGTCGCTGATCGTGATCGCGTCTTCGCGTTCGGTCGATCGTTGTCCACAGGCGCCCGAGCCCGTGTCCAGGGTTGTCCACAGGGTTCGCCGGGTTTTCCACAGCCTTCCGAGGCGGCTGTCGGTCACCCGACACACTCCGTGGACGGCCCGGGACGCAAACGGGGCGGGGTGGCCACCGGCCACCCCGCCCCCGTCAGCCGTACGGGTCAGACCTTGGCCTTGCCCAGAATGCGGTTCACTGTTGTACCGCATACCGGACACTTGCCCTTGGCCATGTTCATTCCGGTCTTCGAGACCTCGACGTGCCCCTCGAAGTCCCGCTTCTCCTTGCACTTCACGCAGTAACCGTTGTAGGTCGTCTGGGCCTGGTCGGCCACGGTGCCCTCCTCGTCTCGTCCGCCGGTCGATGCCGTCCCGGCGGGGGTGCCCGGCGGCGGGCCACACGGGGCGCCGGCGCTGGGTCTCACTCCGCGGCCACCCTCGTGACCGCTGGTCCGCGGACCCTACCCAGGTCTGGGCAGTTCCATGTCAGCTGTGCATCGACACTGTGAGCAAGTCGACGTCGAGAGTGTGCATGGCGAAATAGGCCGGATAAGTCAGTTTGGCGGGGACACGCCGACCAAACCCTCACAGCCACCCGTGCGGGTGCCCCTGCGGCGGCATCCCAGACGGTGATCACCTACGGTGAGAGGACGTCGCGTCATGCCGCCATCGGCGTTCACGAAGGGTGACGAGATGGTTCGACGGCGTCGCTGTCAAGAAATTTTCCGGACTCCTGGCGACCAATCACCACTTTCTGGGCGCGTGTCGCGCGGTTGACTCTTGCGGACCCCTGGTCAGTGGGCATTAGCTTTCCTTCGTGACACGTAGCCGAGGCTGCGCGGGCCAGTGATGGCGGGGACGCGCAAGCCGGTCGTCGAGGTACGGCGCAGCCAGCGCCGACGACGCACGGTGTCCGCGTACCGTGACGGTGAGCGCGTCGTCGTCCTCATCCCGGACCAGTTCTCCCGTGCCGAGGAGAGCGAGTGGGTCGACCGGATGCTCGCCCGGCTCGCCGCCCGGGAGGGGCGCCTGGCCCGCTCCGACGCCGAGCTGCTGGCCCGGGCCGGCCGGCTCATCGACCTCCACCTCGCCGAGTACGCGTCGAAGGCGGTTCCGGCCAGCGTCCGCTGGGTCACCAACCAGAACGGCCGGTGGGGCTCCTGCACGCCCGCCGACCGCAGCATCCGGATCTCGCACCGCGTCCAGGAGATGCCCGACTGGGTGATCGACTACGTGCTGCTGCACGAGTTGGCGCACCTCATCGTGCCCAGCCACAACGCCCGGTTCTGGGCGCTGGTCGGCCGCTATCCCCGGGCGGAACGCGCCCGCGGTTACCTCGAGGGCGTGGCGGCCGCCTCCTGCGCCCCCTGACCCGTCCCGTAGGCCCCGCCCCGTGCGGCGGCCCGCTGGAGTCAGACCCTCCTTGATCGACTCCAGATCGCCGACCTGGGGGTATCCGGCGTCGCGGACACCCCATGTCGCGGATCTGGAGCGGAGGGGCGGGCGCTAGGGTCGGGAGGTGGCACGACGGGTGGTAGTGGCGTTGCTCGGGCCGGTCCGATGGTCGCCGCCGGGCGTCGACCCGGCGGAATGGCGGGCGGCTCTCGCGGAGGACGTCATCGACCTGCTCGCCACGCTCAACGAGGTGGAGGTGGCGGTCGCGGTCACCCCGGCCGACCGGGCTCTGGCCGACTCGGTGGTCTGGCCCGGGACGACCGTGTACGAGGTCGCCGAGCCGACGCCGAACGCGGTGTTCGCCGCGCTGGAGGGCTACGACCAGGCGGCGGTGCTGGTCGGCGACGTGCCGGACCTCCCCGCGCTGACCGTCGGCAAGCTGCTGCGACCGCTCACCACCCGACCCGTCGCGGTCGCTCCGGTCGATGGCGGCGGCGCGGGACTGCTCGGAATGGCGGT
This window harbors:
- a CDS encoding AarF/ABC1/UbiB kinase family protein; its protein translation is MTDIPRRAVSRTAKLAALPLGFAGRTVLGMGKRVTGLASDVISAEIQQRTAEQLFSVLGQLKGGAMKFGQALSVFEAALPEEIAAPYRQALTKLQEAAPPLPAASVHKVLAEQLGPDWRDLFVEFNDTPAAAASIGQVHRARWREPGFDESGAPNGRDVAVKIQYPGAGEALLADLKQLSRLGGMFRAIQPGLDVKPLLVELRERITEELDYELEAESQRAFAAAYADDPEIYIPKVVNAAPRVLVTEWVTGTPLADIIREGTEEQRDEAGRLMATLHLSAPQRAGLLHADPHPGNFRLLPDGRLGVIDFGAVARMPEGTPEPIGRIAATALRGDADEVVQGLRSEGFIGSAEEVDAEGVLDFIRPMLEPIAADGFRFTRAWLRAEAGRLASPRSPTYQLSRQLNLPPSYLLIHRVTLGSIGVLCQLEAKAPYRSILERWLPGFAPVA
- a CDS encoding DUF5679 domain-containing protein; translated protein: MADQAQTTYNGYCVKCKEKRDFEGHVEVSKTGMNMAKGKCPVCGTTVNRILGKAKV
- a CDS encoding TOMM precursor leader peptide-binding protein, which encodes MRRTALPRPTLLPGLNRLWRDRHTLQLGVGPGPAVLLELANPRAAHLLDLIDGTRSERTVLAHAASVRVTADEARTLLDALRTAGLLVPAHSLLPRDLVGPVRARLAAEAGALALAAARLPGTPAQVLRRRRAARVALIGTGAFGGSLTVALAQAGVGQVIPQLTGPVRPVDLVGTGIPAAELGHPLAPAVRAAVNRVAPGTGTRSGRGGRGGRVDLVIQLGTDRPPALLAAGLAQRRQPHLLVTLREGVPVVGPLVRPPAGPCLHCVELHRADRDPDWPRLAAQLAATDPVAAGATSTLLTAIGYALAEALTQLDGGQPETLGGAMEITGAGRFRRRGWPPHPACGCSRGRVSAPARPQTSSGALRSVTMTG
- a CDS encoding M48 family metallopeptidase, translating into MAGTRKPVVEVRRSQRRRRTVSAYRDGERVVVLIPDQFSRAEESEWVDRMLARLAAREGRLARSDAELLARAGRLIDLHLAEYASKAVPASVRWVTNQNGRWGSCTPADRSIRISHRVQEMPDWVIDYVLLHELAHLIVPSHNARFWALVGRYPRAERARGYLEGVAAASCAP